CTAGTGTATTTTAAATCTGATcacttttcaaaaatatttgatcaCTATATTATATTCTATTTTAATACATTACATatcgaaattttaatttaatgtgtgTGAGTTTTTATAATATAGAGGTGAAATGTGTTTAATTTTTAGAAGATGAATGATATATtaactattaattttttttaggagGTTTTATGTTGTTTAGACTTTTTTTCGTATCCTTAGGTACTCTTTGGTATGGTTGATGAGATAGTAATTGATCGTTCAATCAACCAAGCAACATataaaatcaaactcgatttaatttatcgatattcaatatttcaagaaccgagcaaTTATAACTCAATGATTATTTCTCAATCGAGCATATCAtcctttctatttttttcaacCTCTTGTTACTAATcaaattcaaaatatcaaatggATAAATGGCTTATAACGTACATACTAGAGATATTGGGATTGAAGCATCTCATCTTTCCAATCACCGTTATGCACTAGATTAGCGAATGTAATTAcacatataataatatttaaattttcaaaattatatgtATTTTCCATCATGTATTAGTTTACCTAAAATACCCtcgttatttttcaaatttctctCGTATTTTTAAAAGAGTGGAACCTgatgattattttataaatatttaaaataatccctATCGcttttttctaatatatatttttattaatatatttttttaaaaaaaattagattgtaaaaatgaatatatgaattaaagtatataaattaatattatatccACTATATTACACCAAGTCTATCTATTATAAAGTTTTGAAACATTTTCGAATCTTCAAAACGCATTAGAGGTATTTTGTTATCTAATCCTAAtcaacaattatttttaaaaaatatctacAATATATTTCGAACACTCGAGAggttattttttgaaaaaatatttattgatttcaTTTTTCTAAATATCCCAACACGTTAAACAATCTTGGGCCCACACGGAATTTTAATTGGAAGCTAATGACTTCCTAAATATATTCTCAATTCTCagccataaaaaaattaatggaattaaaggaaaaattaaaaatattaattctgAGTCTTGTCCGCAAAATCTCAGTTGACGTTTTTGACCCCTCAATTCCTTGTCATTTGCCACTATAAAAGTCCCATGCAGCCGAGGATAAAAAGGCAACAAGAGCAAAATGAGGCAACCCCTTGAAGCTCCTTCAATGGCCAATTTGCTGAAAACTCTCGTTCTTTTTTCTCTCCTCGTCGGCTGCACCACCGCACGGATTTCCTCCGTCAACCATTACGAAAGCGGTGACGCCACCGGATATGGAGAAGCTCCTCACACTGGAGAAAACGAGAACGGATCAAATGATCCACCATATTCCCAAAACACGTCAGGTGATGACGATCGTCAAGACGGTGAACCCAAACCAGAAACAGAACCAGAACCAGAACCAGAAATTCTCCCGAAGAATCCCAATCATCTTCAAGAAGAAGACGGCCCCAACGGCAACGAATCTCCATCTTTGTTTCCGAAACTCCGGTTTTCATTCTTACCATTTTTCGGGAACCCGTGGAAACCTGGAAAAGGCCAAGAAGATGAACAAGAAAATGCTGCCCCTGAAGAGGGCGAACCGGATGCCGAATTCCTAGGTTCTTGGATGATTCACTCCGAGGATTCCGGGGTTTCTGCAATGCATATTCAATTGTTACCTAATAACAAGGCTGTATGGTACGATACAACAAATCTTGGTTTGTCTGACATAGAAGCTAATCCTAGGAGATGCAAGCCACGGGTTGGGGGAAGAAATAAGGATCCGAAGCAGGATTGCACTGCCCATGCCATAGAATATGATGTGGAGACGGCTGAAATTAGAACCTTAAAGGTTTGATGCTTTCTCTGAgtgtaatttttctaaaattgaaattttgctatctaaatatatatttagatCCGTCCCTTTAATATGTTAAGTAATATTGCATGCACGCATGAGAGAATCTTACGGGAGAGTAAAGGATGAgaataatttgatatatatgagGGTGAAAATTATGTGCAAGATTTGAATATCTTTTGACTGGGGGAGAcattatgcatgcatgcatttaaTATTCAGGTAAAGTGGTTTATATTTTGGTTTACGTTCACTTTGCCCCATCCTTGTCTGAACGCTTGATCAGGAAGACATATAAAGTAAATTTTGTAATGTCTATTAAGATTTATATGAACAAGAGCAGATCACTTCAAGATCGACTCTGGTATCTTGGTTTATATGTTTTTGAATTCCTTGAATTTTTCTTACTTAAGAGTATACAGCAGTTGATGTAGTAGTGCTTGTGGCTTAGCTATCAaagcatttgaaaaaaaataataagcaagaaatattcaattttaaaCGACAAAAGCAAATAGGATTTCTGacaatttaaaatagtttaaaattcacatttttaatttttaataaattgatgAAATAGGAAAATATGTTGATATCTTCTTCgcacaataatatttttgtactgactcaattttataaaaactcAGATGACGTCCGATCCTTGGTGCTCCTCCGGAGCCCTGTCCCGGAAAGGCGCCCTCATCTCCACTGGTGGCAACCAGGATGGTTTCCGAAGCATCCGGATCCTTGAGTCCTGCGACTACTGCGATTTTAAAGAAAACGACAAGGCTCTGATTGGCAGCAGATGGTATGCAACCCAACATGCCCTAGAAAACGGGAGCTTCGTCCTAATTGGTGGCCGTGCCTCACACAACTATGAAATCTTCGCCCCTGACCAGCTGGAATCTACGACCACGATGTTCGGTCTCCCTCTCCTAGCAGAAACAAACGAAATGGGAGAAAACAATCTCTACCCTTTTGTAAACCTCCTCCCAGATGGAAACCTCTTCGTTTTTGCAAACTACAAGTCCATCATTCTCAACCCATATACGGGAGAAACAGTTCGCACGCTCCCGGACTTGCCGGGCGGGACAAGAAACTACCCACCATCGGGTATGTCGGCCCTTCTCCCGATTGACCTCAATAGAAATGATGATGAGGGTAAACTCGAGGTTGAAGTGATTATCTGTGGAGGAAACACTCGAGACTCTTTCGAGTATTCTGATACAAAACGCCCAAGAAAATTCTTTGCTGCTTTTAAAGACTGTGGAAGGTTGAATCTGAACAAGAAAGGGTCTAACTGGGAGAAAGAAGACATGCCTTCGCCTCGAGTTATGGGGGATTTGCTGCTGCTTCCAACTGGAGATGTGCTGATTATCAATGGCGCTAAGGCGGGTACTTCCGCATGGAATGCAGCAGATATTCCTAATCTAAACCCAGTAATGTATTCTCCAAATAAAAAAGCCGGTCAACGGTTTAAAGAGTTGGTCCCAACAAACATAGCCCGTATGTATCACTCGTCCTCAGCTGTTTTACCAGATGGGCAGATTCTTGTAGCTGGAAGTAACACTAATCCTTATTACATGCACGATAAAGCTCGCGATCCGACTATGATATACCCCACCGATCTTCGAGTGGAGAAATTTTCTCCACCGTACTTGGCTCCTGCGCTAAAGAAATATCGCCTGGTGATAGTTGAAGATTATTCGGACAAGAAACTTAAGTACGGAGATGAAGTTAATATTCACATTCAATCGGATGCAGGAGAAATAGATTATGACAAGATTAAGGTTACAATGTACTCACCCCCTTTCACAACCCATGGCTACTCGATGAATCAGAGGCTTCTGATTTTGAAGTTGAAGAAAGCTGGCGATGGTGCAATTACCGTGGTTGCTCCACCATCTGGAAGGCTTGCTCCTCCGGGATACTATCTTCTTTTTGTTGTTCACCAGGATGTGCCTAGCCGTGGAATGTGGGTGCATATTGAGTAGCAGACCTTCGTATCTTTATAATACGCTGTGACTAACAAGAAACACAGAAATCTGACTGTAACCTGGTTGTTCACCGCACTTgattcaataaattaatttgattctTTAACTACATTATATCGTTCACAATAGGACGAGGAATACAAGATTTCTTGAGTACTGCACACTGCCGAGTAGTCGTGTTGTCATTGTGGAGCACCACACGGTTCATCAAGACACACAGATTGCCCATTAAAACTATCTCAAAGAAGGAATGAGTATTTATTACATATGTCTAGTAACTCTCTATAAAGATGCattaaagaaaatttatatgaatgattgtttgccatttgagaacaaaatgcaaaaaaaaaaaaaaaaaaaaaaaaaaaNAGCATGGATCATCCTAGCACATGTGCCTGCGGATTGAGTGAACAGATCTTGATTCTTGAATGAGGAATCCTAAAAAATTCTATATTCTTTTCAACAATATCTGTAATTTCCTGATCTTATGTCCTCGTCTTTTGATTAATCTCAATACATAACAAGTGGATGTCAAATAGCTCATGACATTGAAAGAAATTTCAAGAGTTAGCACTCAAATACCAGTTTACCACGTAAATGGCAAATCCACCAGGAAATAAGGCCTTTCAGCAACCCTTTATGAAATTACACAGTTTAACTCAAATAGTAACTCACCATTATCAAAATTCTTACCATAAATAAGAAATTCCATTGGGGGATTCAATCCATTCCCTCGAGTGAGATTTTCCATATTCGATAGAAACCATCCTATGGCATCATCAGGCTTTCCCAATACTACTTCAGGATGGTGCTCTTGGCAGCCACACCCACTGAAGAAAAGCCTAACAGAGGAGTCCCAAGATAGTGAGGTGACGGAGATGAGGGTATGGGAAACATTTGCAAAAGCAATCTTTACAGTTTTATAGATACTgatccaaaatatttaatcactGCATTCAGCAAGCTAGGCTATAAACTAAGGACGGGTAAGTTGGGAGGTtcgaaaataaaatcttatatgCTACTTATTCAGAAGGATTTAAGTAAAGATTCCCACAATACTGCTTTCACAGGAGGGTAATGTTACGAGTTTAAATCACAATATGGCAGAAAATTAAAGCAATAACAGAACTATGTATGAGTATGAAAAGGAGTTAAATGTCATCACAGGGATGGTTGGCACAATAGTGTGTTCACACTAATCGACAGAATGGTGCTGACTACTGAGGACAAAGTCACAAAACAGAAGTAGGACGAGTTCCTGCAGAGTGCAGAAGAAAGGCGTTATCTGATGGCTACCAACATCATAGACATAAAAAGAGATTTTGTTCTTTGCAGTCATATCTTCTGCAGACATTTTTCATAGATTGTAATGATCATGAATGAAACGTCCTATATCATCCCACTTAGCTTCTGTTAGCAAATATATGTTCTTCTCACCTTGTCCTCGTCCACAATAAATCACAACAATTATAACTATGATCAGCAACTCTAGCAATAAAACGCAATTTAACAATATTGGTAAAAGTAGTAACACCATAAATCATTCATTAGCAACAATGAAGCATGCCCATATTTAAGTTCAGGAATCTGTGTAATATCCGAGAAGTGGAGCATCCACATAAATTAAGTAATCCAattaccataaaatattattgtttccTCAGTTCCTAATTAGAAAGAGTACAAGAACACCCAGAACTCTCCTCGCTATTAAATCTGAGTCGTGTATTTTTTAAGTACATAGCATATATCGATACAAAACGAACTCAACAAGAACCGAGTCCAGATTATATCACCTACAAACCGATTACACAACACAAATATATATCCCCAAAACAATGAGCAAAGTACCAAACAAGGCCAACCCCACATGGGTTTCCTCTCCAAGAATCATCCCAAAAACTGCAGTGGCAGCAAAGGTAGTGCCATTGGTCACAGGCACAGCTAAAGAAATAGGAGAATCGCTCAAAATGGCAAAGAAAGTGGCTGAGGCTGAAAGATTTATCAGGAAAGGCAAAGTGTACTGCCAAATCAACAGAAGCTTCAGCCATTTCTTGAGCTGGGAAGCGTCTGATTGAGGCGTAGATTTAAGCTCTTGGTCCCATATGAGTGCACCTTTGCGCATTAGGGCATTCGTCGCCCCCCAAACAAGGCCTATTGCCACCATCTTCTCAACATCTTTTCCAAGCATTTCCCCGCGGAGAATACGATAATACTGTAAAGTTCAGATTTTATGCCGCTCGAATTTGCCCTCTAGATCGAGTCTTCTACCATCCAATCCTCCCTTGTTGAAGATCTAAGCCAAACTTGTTACGGTGTGGAATGAGTAGAGTCGAGTGGAACTTggattaattttgaaatattttattatatttcataaaataatattattatataaaaaatattaaaattgtctTTTTTATATCTTAAGAACTCAAATTCAagatttgattatatatataaactaatTCGTAAATTAATTTACAATAGAATCCAAGTTCGCATCAAACTGATTTGAATTGACCTCCAATTAAAATTTATGTAGTATAGTTTGAATTTGATTCATTTAAACccctatattatttaattattgtattgATATAAAACGATGAATTTCAAGAATAGttgtaaatataatatatatgtttatactaaattaaaatgaagtgaaaatttaattttcaatatcaatGTATGATATAGTTTGCCATAATTGATTTTAGCTACACCATTTATGTCTTCCCTTGATTTTAAGTGATCTATGAAAGCATACGATTTAAGAAACATATTGCTGAAATTACATTACAAAATGCAAATTATATAGAGGATTTAATACTAACAGTttttacaacacaaaaaatacaatttatcaaaatctcatgataaattcaattcaaaatcttacgatataattattataaatatcgtTATACAATATATTTGCAATATCTTTACAATTACTCTCTCCGAAAATGTGCATCATTCACCAATGTTTTGGAAAAAGTGAAACATCCAAATTATAACACATGTCAAGAACAAAGAAGTCTAAAAGGGACGAATTGGATACATATCAGAAAATTTCTTCTTTTCAACAAAATAACCAACTTAACTATACTATTTTGCGCTTGTTATTTGAATAGCAgcttattatataaatattgtcCTCTCCTGTATATCTCTATCAACTTTTGAGTTCATTCAGGACAAGGTAGGTGACCAAAATATAACGCAGGCCTGTTTTGTGATAAGCTTTCATTCAAGCCTTCATTTTTCATTTCCAGAAAGCCAAGATTGGTCTGTCAAATCCGGATTTGGTACCCGATAAGCCTGACGTTATGTTTTCTACCCTTCGGAACCCTATCTGCCATTGTCAAACAAGAACTCCAAAATCAGAAACTTTCTAATGTAACTTCGAAAAAATTTAATAAGTCGAGCATATTACCTTGTCTAGCAGTATATCCTGAAAATCTTCTGGAGGTATCTCAATATTTTTATAGTTAGCAGCAGCAGTCTGCAAAATAACCAGATGGATGTTTCAGGAGAAATTTGACCTAATAAACATTATGTAATTTTGCTTCAATTGTTTAAGAAGAGAAACCCCGAATCGAAAAATAACCATCTTTACATCCATTCCATAAAACTCTTCAATGGTATAGTTCATCGATTATGGTCTAGTTCATCTATTAGTAAACACGAGATAACATGCAGGCTAGGATGATTTGATTGCTCAGATCTAGTATACAACAAAATTCATTATAAGCATTTAGTTGGAAAAGAATATACCTCAGAGACCAAGCCGATTCTTATAATATGAGCTCCACGGTTGAGGTTCCAAAATGAGAACACCACCCCTGCCACAAGAATGCACACAGTTCACAAACGAATTTTCAAgtaatatatatgaataaaaagCAGGTCAACACCATTAAGACAACTGAGATATAACTGTGTGCATGAAATACCGGTAGGAGAAGAGTCCAGACTCTCCTGAATAAAGTAATCAGCCCATCGTCACCCCAGTTCAGATGTATCCATTTGGTCACACTTAAACTAGCGACAGAATGAAAAAAAACTGATTAGCACATAAAGGAGGTAACTAAAACTTAATGTCAGCCGGAGAGAAAAAAGATTACACATTATTCAAACATAAGATTTTTTCTGAATAACTTGAATCAATATATGAGATATGCCTTTTTTAGGGTTTGTATGTGCCATCTATCGGTTTGTTTAGGATTTCACTAGTCATATGAGGTCAGCAGAATCATAAGATTCAGAAAATCATATCACCGTAGCCAGAACGAGCTCCTACATATTACCAAAGAACTGCACTGTAGTATGTATTTGCAGGTGGGCGCCAACTCTGAACAACATTTCCTTTCTGAAAAAAAACTATCTTTAACATATCTTTGTTCAATGCAGCTTCTGTCAGTGACTCATTTGCATGGTTCTTCATGCCATTTACCAACTCAGCGTCAGCTGATGTGTTATGAGTACTTGTCTTCAAGACTTTCCTGAGAGTCCAATATGCATCCTGAACTCGATCTGGAGACTGGAATATAtgaattattgttattattccAGTCTAAAGATAACGTTCAAAAAGATTTGGTGGTTGGTGCAAAAAGAAAGGGGTGTGTAGAAAATTTGGTGCAAGATTAACAATTATTCAAGTTTATCAACTATTAGTTTTCATAGCACATGCATTGCGtttgtttaaattaatattatgtattgaatttatgtaatatatttttgttttaaaagtatttttttagtgatgttattctaaattatatttaattatttataattctaATACATATGAAAAATTAGAAATGCATTAGTCTTAATAGATatagtttttttgaaaaaaaaatcaatttatccTTCGAATACATTATTGTTTGAATACATgatttatatcatttttttgcaatcaaatattaataaaatttggaTGCCTGCAATCAAattggaaaaaatatatttaaaaaactcTTTACAAAAAGCCAAATCATAAGAGTTACGGATATGGTGGTTACAAAttttgaggaagataatgaatttttaaaaaaatgataaagataaggattaaaaaattatgttttgacatctttgtcctttaacaaaaaaaatgaacGTGTATTTTTCTAGGCTATATATGTAATTCGACATTAGTGTCACATTaaccactacaacaaaaatggcttttcgcaacGCGCAAATTCGTTTTTcgcggcgcacattgcacgctgcaaagttgcaagctgttaaaagttcaagattatccgcggcgtgcataagcacgccgttaatacatttatccgcagcgtgcgtaGGCACGCCGTTAAAACTATTATTCGCGGCGTGCCTACGCACGCTGTTGATAGTCAtagcataaccgtcgctaattagcgacttTTAACATTCCATcgctataattagcgacggttttaaaatccgtcgctaaggatattttaaaagtccGTCGCTATgccaaatccgtcgctaatcttgatattacaataaaaaaaatttacgtttataatttaataaatcttaaaaaacctacactataataacaatattcatcttaactaacatttaaaaatttacaaaaaattgaaacaaaaaaacgtaccttaaatcgaaacTTAAATTGCTtaggagagaaaaattttaagtgttttgAAATAGTGTGGTAAGAAATGGTTCGACTGGTGATATTtaaagacaatttgcgacggttttgatttTACCGTCGCTCTTAGCAACGATTTtgtatttaaccgtcgctaatggcgacggCTGTTAATtggtcgctaatagcgacgtacTTAGACCGTCGCTATTAGAGACGGTtataatataaccgtcgctaatttgaattttgcgacggttgtaGTTAACTGTcactaatattagcgacggttttacttacactgtcgctaatatagcgacggttttaaagaaaccgtcgctaatattaatATTGCGTCGGTtttcaaaaaaccgtcgctaaatattaacgGCGCACATTTACATACACGCTGTCGtctctataattttttaacggcacacataaacgcacgctgcggatattacttatccgcagcgtgctttaaaagataagtaatatccgcagcgtgcttttaatgcacgctgcggatactGTCAACTGCAATAATatcaacagcgcacatatgagtgcacgccgttaaaagtaatattcgcagcgtgcttttaattaACGGACCGATTCTGTTAGTATAGGTGCCTCAAGtttaatatatatagtaatagatgataaaaaaaaaaaagaattaggTGCAAAAGAAAGGGGTGTGTAGAAAATCCACCATGTAAAATTCGAGCACGGTAACGAAATTCATTACTAAAATAGAAAGCAGAAGTTTCAAAGTTCCTAGACTCGTGTATTTGACATTTACCTATGTTATTGACCTTTCAGCACTTAATGATTTACACTGATACTTTGAAAATGTTACCTCCATCAATATCAACTCCAAGAATGCTCCTGCAGCCAAATGCTTTTGCTGTAGAAAAAGGATAGAAATCATGGACTCTTCACAGGCCATACAAGGTAAATGATTAGTAAATAATCAAACAGCACAATTAGGTTATGGGATAATTGAGTACCAATAGCAATTGTGATCAACCCACTGTTACAGCCAATGTCAAGGCAATCCTTTCCCTCAAACCATTCACCCTTCATCACCTGTAACCTAGGATCTTTGTCCAAGTCCTTACCAACCTTGTAACACCATAGAAATGACAAATCCCACATTCAGTGTCAGGCAATAAAGAATCGGAAAAATTTTAGCATTTGACATAGTATCACAGGACTATTTGCGACAATTACTGATCCGAAATCTTCTAAAATTCAAAGGCAGAGTTCGGATGGTCAAACAAATTTTATCAATTATAGCAAATATGAacctaaataaaagaaaagaaatttattCATTCACacataacaatacaacataacAACTGAAACTATGTAAACAATATAGGATATAAATGAAAAGTGACGAAAAGACGAGAGGGTACCCTATATCCATAGTAGTTTCTGTAATTTCCAAAGATTGCAACTTCTTTTTTATTCTTTCTCTTAGAGGATTCCTGTGGAGTAGAACACGTTACAGCCTCCTTGAGCTCCATGTTTTGCTCATTGTCGTTGTTTCTCTTGCGACTTTTCAAGTATCTGGCATTGCCATTGTTTTCATTTTCTCCAATCATGTTTCACGAATTGTGTGCCCCTTCAATATAAATTAGATCACATTTTGATaagaaatttatcaaatttctaAGTTTCACGAATGCAAATCTTATTAAATCGCCTTTTTCACATGCTGCCAAATTTCTTGGTCCGCTTGGCTTCTCCGGAAAAAGGGTATATAGGTTCACCTAGCTCTCTCCAGCCAACAAAAACTGTAACCGTGGCGGAAGAAGCGTGGAGGTGTGTATAACAAGTAAAAACAGAAAAGTTTCGTAAGGAACTGAGTTTGGAAGAGAGTTCCAAGCAGAAAGTAAGGGTACGCCGGAAATTCAGAGAAGCTTACCAATGGCCGCAGAGTAGCGGTAATGTAACGGCAAAGATGCGATGGCGAAGGCGGGCTTGGCGGAGGGATCAACAACGGCTGGAACAAACTGAGAAAACTGAGAAGAGGGTTTTACAATGGGCAATGGAAGAGTTCAAGTAATTATGAAAactaaattttcttatttttatctcATTTTATTACCTTAAATTAAATAGATTGTGAAGGgtaccaattaattaatcaattcagTTGTTAACTATTATTTAGTACATACTAAATTAATTATATCGTTGTAttcaatattatataaattattacaattaaaaaattaacaatatgTTACATCTActaaataaaaacattcatttgaattaaaattattgtGATATCAcaactaaattaatttaaatttaaacatttagtcaaatttatttataaattgtaTGCTTAATAATCTAATTGTAATGAATgcttttaattatattatttataaaatttattataatattgtcTAAAATTATAATGTATcacaataaatattatattaattataatatataattaagcaGAGCAAtgcaaataattatataatacgGTGAAGTAGACATATTAGTATATTACCAGGGAACAAAGGAAATCTAACTCTTTTATAATTTACCAATCgtggaaatatatataaaaaaatatttatatagaaaattatgaaaattatgtaATAAAGATTCTTAATTACATAATATTTGTGAACTCGGTcaagaaatttcaaattcttATGTCTAGATTGCATTTATTTCGGTTATTCCCTGTTTTAACTAAAaactaatttagaataaaaaaagGGTTGCATTTAACCAAAAGACATTGTATCgtagttatataaataaaagtgtaaaatatattaattacctaaaatagaaagaaaaacaTCAGAGGATGATTACGTCATGGATAATGGTTTTAAAAGAGAAATATTTCAAAACTTTATGGTCCAACAAATTTATGCTAATCACAATCCAAACCAGCCTCGTAATTTTCGGTTTTTGCTTGCTTTTTACATGGGCacgtaggggtgtcaaaatgctacacgacccaacacgaaaaaaatc
This portion of the Primulina huaijiensis isolate GDHJ02 unplaced genomic scaffold, ASM1229523v2 scaffold14171, whole genome shotgun sequence genome encodes:
- the LOC140965735 gene encoding probable RNA methyltransferase At5g51130 isoform X2, which gives rise to MIGENENNGNARYLKSRKRNNDNEQNMELKEAVTCSTPQESSKRKNKKEVAIFGNYRNYYGYRVGKDLDKDPRLQVMKGEWFEGKDCLDIGCNSGLITIAIAKAFGCRSILGVDIDGDRVQDAYWTLRKVLKTSTHNTSADAELVNGMKNHANESLTEAALNKDMLKIVFFQKGNVVQSWRPPANTYYSAVLW
- the LOC140965735 gene encoding probable RNA methyltransferase At5g51130 isoform X1, producing MIGENENNGNARYLKSRKRNNDNEQNMELKEAVTCSTPQESSKRKNKKEVAIFGNYRNYYGYRVGKDLDKDPRLQVMKGEWFEGKDCLDIGCNSGLITIAIAKAFGCRSILGVDIDGDRVQDAYWTLRKVLKTSTHNTSADAELVNGMKNHANESLTEAALNKDMLKIVFFQKGNVVQSWRPPANTYYSAVLCLSVTKWIHLNWGDDGLITLFRRVWTLLLPVFHAHSYISVVLMVLTCFLFIYIT
- the LOC140965744 gene encoding uncharacterized protein; this encodes MLGKDVEKMVAIGLVWGATNALMRKGALIWDQELKSTPQSDASQLKKWLKLLLIWQYTLPFLINLSASATFFAILSDSPISLAVPVTNGTTFAATAVFGMILGEETHVGLALFGTLLIVLGIYICVV
- the LOC140965743 gene encoding putative aldehyde oxidase Art an 7: MRQPLEAPSMANLLKTLVLFSLLVGCTTARISSVNHYESGDATGYGEAPHTGENENGSNDPPYSQNTSGDDDRQDGEPKPETEPEPEPEILPKNPNHLQEEDGPNGNESPSLFPKLRFSFLPFFGNPWKPGKGQEDEQENAAPEEGEPDAEFLGSWMIHSEDSGVSAMHIQLLPNNKAVWYDTTNLGLSDIEANPRRCKPRVGGRNKDPKQDCTAHAIEYDVETAEIRTLKMTSDPWCSSGALSRKGALISTGGNQDGFRSIRILESCDYCDFKENDKALIGSRWYATQHALENGSFVLIGGRASHNYEIFAPDQLESTTTMFGLPLLAETNEMGENNLYPFVNLLPDGNLFVFANYKSIILNPYTGETVRTLPDLPGGTRNYPPSGMSALLPIDLNRNDDEGKLEVEVIICGGNTRDSFEYSDTKRPRKFFAAFKDCGRLNLNKKGSNWEKEDMPSPRVMGDLLLLPTGDVLIINGAKAGTSAWNAADIPNLNPVMYSPNKKAGQRFKELVPTNIARMYHSSSAVLPDGQILVAGSNTNPYYMHDKARDPTMIYPTDLRVEKFSPPYLAPALKKYRLVIVEDYSDKKLKYGDEVNIHIQSDAGEIDYDKIKVTMYSPPFTTHGYSMNQRLLILKLKKAGDGAITVVAPPSGRLAPPGYYLLFVVHQDVPSRGMWVHIE